Within Telopea speciosissima isolate NSW1024214 ecotype Mountain lineage chromosome 8, Tspe_v1, whole genome shotgun sequence, the genomic segment GCTCGCTCCAAACTGGAACAATCGGCCGGTGTTGGTAGTGTTCTGCATTACTTTCAGCAACAACATGTTTAGCAGCAGTAGTACTGGAGGCGAAAAAGACAAAGAAATATGTTGCAGTGATGACATTCTTAAGGAGATCTTATTTCGTTTGCCACTCAAATCAATCTTCAAATTCAAGTGTGTATCAAAGAGGTGGCACCACCTTATCTCCGACCCTCGTTTCCGTACCTGGTACGTGCAGTCCCAAGgaagcaacagcagcagcagtaaaAGCAACAACGGCCCACTCTTAGGCTTCTTCCAAACCCCAACAATGAGCGTCTCCTCTGTTATGACCGGCGCTAGACCTATGTGGACATTCTTGGCAACCCTACCAAAAGTAGCAACTTCGAGTTGTAGTCCTCCTCTTGATGACAAATTTGTTGAATTAGTAGAAAAAAGAGGGGTAGATACCATCATCAATTTGGAATCATCTCAAGGAACTCTCGATGGGCTCGGCTACTTCATATGTTCTTCCAATGGCCTTTTTCTTAT encodes:
- the LOC122671232 gene encoding F-box/kelch-repeat protein At3g06240-like — translated: MFSSSSTGGEKDKEICCSDDILKEILFRLPLKSIFKFKCVSKRWHHLISDPRFRTWYVQSQGSNSSSSKSNNGPLLGFFQTPTMSVSSVMTGARPMWTFLATLPKVATSSCSPPLDDKFVELVEKRGVDTIINLESSQGTLDGLGYFICSSNGLFLISSRPPMTTYFIYNPFSRESYQLPPPPLKQKQQQQSFRRPFMGLVVTTDYEEDDVCSLNVASSSIRHRYKVVCATAATGSIGSNIEIEIFSSSDETGEWQQSTVAVTDEIYIHFLKPMNLKPNVIIKRNYLLDEL